One part of the Procambarus clarkii isolate CNS0578487 chromosome 41, FALCON_Pclarkii_2.0, whole genome shotgun sequence genome encodes these proteins:
- the LOC123761059 gene encoding uncharacterized protein isoform X2, with product MDAAALGDVPGSQPRVRRFSASFGPVSPLSPGSSRGSGPLRVCQLRVEEGMDVVNREAAHERTVQSTLQITDCLSQSWEDLTLTEDVGRLKAQGARSESVLTSISAPIVSASVVANTPGTVSGTVSSVRRDFTDPLHLTIVPTVVPLTGCGASPTRGVGRQCFSPSLQQHVRNTSFCPSPSPTKKTFATRRSLSPIALRPSPLGLKRKWEMDERCEPFLTPSKRASTCTPDRCIGGLLITQPHSLESTPSPAGPGSLGSVGTPESVCSSGSPGLSAPPYSPASLAETPAPTPDPPPHLFKPVSPALNSDQTASFGNQEHGDHFGTQEHRNRFGGQDHNDRFSRDHSEQFARRESREHYVEQEHNDHFGGQEHSNQIGNQEHRDRFGDQEHGDRFDGQVKGADTSDGSSSDAMITEDVPANDLKSYQDMDLSESLTQPPLNI from the exons TCACCAGGAAGTTCTCGGGGAAGTGGTCCACTACGTGTATGTCAGCTACGCGTTGAAGAGGGCATGGATGTTGTAAACCGTGAGGCTGCCCATGAACGAACTGTTCAATCCACACTTCAAATTACAGATTGTCTTTCACAGTCCTGGGAAGATCTAACCTTG ACTGAGGATGTTGGGCGCCTAAAGGCCCAAGGTGCTAGAAGTGAAAGTGTTCTTACAAGCATATCTGCACCCATTGTTTCTGCTAGTGTTGTTGCAAATACTCCTGGAACAGTGTCAGGAACTGTATCATCTGTGCGGCGAGACTTTACCGATCCACTGCATTTAACAATTGTACCAACTGTTGTTCCTCTCACTGGTTGTGGTGCTTCCCCCACTAGAGGAGTTGGACGTCAGTGTTTCTCTCCATCTCTTCAGCAACATGTACGCAACACCTCATTTTGCCCCTCTCCTTCCCCTACCAAGAAGACTTTTGCCACAAGGAGAAGTTTGAGTCCTATTGCCTTGCGTCCTTCACCTCTTGGTCTCAAACGCAAGTGGGAAATGGATGAACGGTGTGAACCTTTTTTGACCCCTAGCAAGCGTGCCTCCACTTGTACTCCAGACCGTTGTATTGGTGGCCTCCTTATAACACAACCCCACAG TTTGGAAAGTACACCAAGCCCTGCAGGTCCAGGGTCTTTAGGTAGTGTGGGTACTCCCGAGTCAGTGTGTTCATCTGGTTCACCAGGTCTGTCTGCTCCTCCTTATTCTCCTGCTTCCCTGGCAGAAACTCCTGCTCCTACTCCTGATCCTCCACCACATTTATTTAAACCAGTTTCTCCTGCACTAAACAGTGATCAGACAGCTTCATTTGGGAACCAGGAACATGGAGACCATTTTGGAACTCAAGAGCATCGTAATCGATTTGGTGGTCAAGATCACAATGACCGCTTTAGTCGAGATCACAGTGAACAGTTTGCAAGAAGGGAATCTAGGGAGCATTATGTAGAACAAGAACATAATGATCATTTTGGGGGACAGGAACATAGCAATCAAATTGGTAATCAAGAACATAGAGATCGATTTGGAGATCAGGAACATGGAGACCGATTTGATGGTCAAGTTAAAGGAGCAGACACTAGTGATGGTAGCAGCAGTGATGCTATGATTACTGAAGATGTGCCAGCAAATGACCTTAAAAGCTATCAGGATATGGACCTTAGTGAATCATTAACACAACCACCCCTTAATATCTGA